One Sphingomonas sp. FARSPH DNA segment encodes these proteins:
- a CDS encoding sigma-54-dependent transcriptional regulator — MTRNGQRLLLLIDDEPAQRRLVAALAARKGWRSIFATDGEMALAQLGTQDGMQLDAILLDHRAPDADTVAAIAALRSERPALPILMLTANGSVAHAVAAMRAGATDFLVKPLAPERLLAALEAAVAGTAAGELRPLTEKIPALLAFDEIVGSAPDFRAALAIAAKAARARVPVLIEGESGVGKEVVADAIHAASPRARRPMVTVNCGAIPANLVESELFGHEKGAFTGAFERKIGRFVDADGGTLFLDEVGEMPLDAQVKLLRVLQSGEVQPIGARHMREVDVRVVAATNKRLIEEVEAGRFREDLYYRLNVVQVTIPPLRERSADIPALARHLLARIAQQPGLRPLGITDEALALLVGYDWPGNVRQLQNALFRAAVLCDGDALTRSDFPQIAALGQRRSGAVAPASGAGVTLFRPDGNLRPLEDIEADVIRLAIGHYRGRMTEVARRLGIGRSTLYRKLGELGIDNAA, encoded by the coding sequence ATGACGCGCAACGGACAGCGGCTGCTCCTGCTGATCGACGACGAACCGGCGCAGCGGCGGCTGGTCGCGGCGCTGGCTGCACGCAAGGGCTGGCGGTCGATCTTCGCGACCGACGGCGAGATGGCGCTCGCGCAATTGGGGACGCAGGACGGGATGCAGCTGGATGCGATCCTGCTCGACCATCGCGCGCCCGACGCCGACACGGTCGCCGCGATCGCGGCCTTGCGCAGCGAGCGCCCCGCGCTGCCGATCCTGATGCTGACCGCCAACGGTTCAGTCGCGCATGCGGTCGCGGCGATGCGCGCGGGCGCGACCGATTTCCTGGTCAAGCCGCTCGCCCCCGAACGCCTGCTCGCCGCGCTGGAGGCGGCAGTCGCGGGTACCGCGGCGGGCGAACTGCGCCCGCTGACCGAGAAGATCCCCGCATTGCTCGCGTTCGACGAGATCGTCGGCTCCGCCCCGGATTTCCGCGCCGCGCTCGCCATCGCCGCCAAGGCGGCGCGCGCGCGCGTGCCCGTGCTGATCGAGGGCGAGAGCGGCGTCGGCAAGGAGGTGGTCGCCGATGCGATCCACGCCGCCTCCCCCCGCGCCCGGCGACCGATGGTGACGGTCAATTGCGGCGCGATCCCCGCCAACCTCGTCGAATCGGAACTGTTCGGCCATGAGAAAGGCGCGTTCACCGGCGCGTTCGAGCGCAAGATCGGCCGGTTCGTCGATGCCGACGGCGGCACATTGTTCCTGGACGAGGTCGGCGAGATGCCGCTCGATGCGCAGGTCAAGCTGCTGCGCGTGCTGCAGTCGGGCGAGGTCCAGCCGATCGGCGCGCGCCACATGCGCGAGGTCGACGTGCGCGTCGTCGCGGCGACCAATAAGAGGCTGATCGAAGAGGTCGAGGCGGGGCGCTTCCGCGAGGACCTGTATTACCGGCTCAACGTGGTGCAGGTGACGATCCCGCCACTGCGCGAGCGTTCGGCGGACATCCCTGCGCTCGCCCGCCATCTGCTCGCGCGGATCGCGCAACAGCCGGGGCTGCGTCCGCTCGGCATCACCGACGAGGCGCTGGCGCTGCTCGTCGGCTATGACTGGCCGGGCAACGTGCGCCAGTTGCAGAACGCGCTGTTCCGCGCTGCGGTGCTGTGCGACGGCGACGCGCTGACGCGCAGCGACTTTCCGCAGATCGCCGCGCTCGGCCAGCGCCGCAGCGGCGCGGTCGCGCCTGCGTCCGGAGCCGGGGTCACATTGTTCCGCCCCGATGGCAACCTGCGCCCGCTGGAGGATATCGAGGCGGATGTCATCCGCCTCGCCATCGGCCATTACCGCGGGCGGATGACCGAGGTCGCGCGGCGGCTGGGGATCGGCCGCTCGACACTGTACCGCAAGCTGGGCGAACTGGGCATCGACAACGCGGCATAG
- a CDS encoding aa3-type cytochrome c oxidase subunit IV — translation MAGNGDMQAHEATYGSVIGMLKWGAVGCAIIAAFVIWLIA, via the coding sequence ATGGCCGGCAACGGAGACATGCAGGCGCACGAGGCGACCTACGGCAGTGTCATCGGAATGCTAAAATGGGGCGCGGTCGGCTGTGCGATCATCGCCGCCTTCGTCATCTGGCTGATCGCATAA
- a CDS encoding NAD(P) transhydrogenase subunit alpha — translation MKIAVLRDHADGERRVAATPETVRKFAALGADVAVEAGAGAAASYADTGYADAGAAIGDRATTLAGADIVLGVQGPDPASLAGVAPGAWIVAGLNPFGARERIDAYAAAGLEALAMELMPRITRAQGMDILSSQSNLSGYKAVLDAAAEYGRAFPMMMTAAGTVSAARVFVMGVGVAGLQAIATARRLGAQVSATDVRSATKEQILSLGAKPVFVENVAGIEGEGAGGYAGEMSPEYQAAQAELVSAHIAKQDIVITTALIPGRAAPRLISDAQVASMKPGSVIVDLAVEQGGNVEGAVAGEIVERHGVKIVGHRNVPSRLAADASALFARNLYNFLSTFWDKEAGRPVLDAEIGDAIRLTRDGKVVHPRLLGA, via the coding sequence ATGAAGATCGCCGTCCTTCGCGACCATGCAGACGGCGAGCGGCGGGTTGCCGCGACCCCGGAAACCGTCCGCAAGTTCGCAGCCCTCGGCGCGGACGTCGCGGTCGAGGCGGGGGCAGGTGCGGCCGCCTCTTATGCCGATACGGGCTATGCCGACGCGGGTGCCGCGATCGGTGACCGGGCGACGACACTGGCGGGGGCCGACATCGTGCTGGGCGTGCAGGGCCCTGATCCCGCAAGCCTTGCCGGCGTCGCGCCGGGCGCGTGGATCGTCGCGGGCCTCAACCCCTTCGGGGCGCGCGAGCGGATCGACGCTTATGCCGCCGCGGGGCTGGAGGCGCTGGCGATGGAGCTGATGCCGCGCATCACCCGCGCGCAAGGCATGGACATACTGTCGTCGCAATCGAATCTGTCGGGGTACAAGGCGGTGCTCGACGCGGCGGCGGAATATGGCCGCGCCTTTCCGATGATGATGACCGCGGCCGGCACGGTCAGCGCGGCGCGCGTCTTCGTGATGGGCGTCGGCGTCGCGGGGCTGCAGGCGATCGCCACCGCCCGCCGGCTCGGCGCGCAGGTGTCCGCGACCGACGTCCGCTCGGCGACGAAGGAACAGATCCTCAGCCTTGGCGCCAAGCCGGTGTTCGTCGAGAATGTCGCCGGTATCGAGGGCGAGGGCGCGGGCGGCTATGCCGGCGAGATGAGCCCGGAATATCAGGCCGCCCAGGCGGAGCTGGTCTCGGCGCATATCGCCAAGCAGGACATCGTCATCACCACCGCGCTCATTCCCGGCCGCGCCGCGCCGCGGCTGATCAGCGACGCGCAGGTCGCGAGCATGAAACCGGGCAGCGTCATCGTCGACCTCGCGGTCGAACAGGGCGGCAATGTCGAGGGCGCGGTCGCGGGCGAGATCGTCGAGCGCCACGGCGTCAAGATCGTCGGCCACCGCAACGTCCCCTCCCGCCTAGCTGCCGACGCCTCTGCGCTGTTCGCGCGCAACCTCTACAATTTCCTGTCGACCTTCTGGGACAAGGAGGCGGGGCGGCCCGTCCTCGATGCCGAGATCGGCGATGCGATCCGGCTGACCCGCGACGGCAAGGTCGTACACCCGCGGCTGCTCGGGGCATGA
- a CDS encoding NAD(P) transhydrogenase subunit alpha — protein MDFVAILSIFVLACFVGYYVVWSVTPALHTPLMAVTNAISSVIIVGALIAGAAAGSPIAKWLGLAAVVLASINIFGGFAVTQRMLAMYKKKDRPAPAKH, from the coding sequence ATGGATTTCGTCGCGATCCTTTCGATCTTCGTGCTGGCATGTTTCGTCGGCTATTACGTCGTCTGGTCGGTCACGCCGGCGCTGCACACGCCGCTGATGGCGGTGACCAACGCCATCTCCAGCGTCATCATCGTCGGCGCGTTGATCGCGGGTGCGGCGGCGGGGTCGCCGATCGCAAAGTGGTTGGGGCTCGCCGCGGTGGTGCTCGCCAGCATCAACATCTTCGGCGGCTTCGCGGTCACGCAGCGGATGCTCGCCATGTACAAGAAGAAGGACCGGCCGGCACCGGCCAAACACTGA
- a CDS encoding NAD(P)(+) transhydrogenase (Re/Si-specific) subunit beta, producing MEHATAGSSFAALAYLIAGVCFILALRGLSSPTSSQRGNRFGMMGMTIAVVTTLVTHVPVMTGIFPVGEDEMMVATTDWVTILEILAAIGIGAVIGITTARRIAMTAMPQLVAAFHSLVGLAAVLVACAAFLNPIAFGIADMVIPLIGQPFAVIHQVSRIEMGLGVAIGAITFSGSVIAFLKLNGNMGGKPILLPGRHVLNLGVLAAILLLVVYFTQDQSPWVFWTITALSFAIGFLLIIPIGGADMPVVVSMLNSYSGWAAAAMGFTLHNSAMIITGALVGSSGAILSYIMCRAMNRSFISVIAGGFGADAGGGAGGAAQVDRPWKRGSAEDAAFLMSQAEQVVIVPGYGMAVAQAQHVLREMADKLKAHGVRVKYAIHPVAGRMPGHMNVLLAEANVPYDEVFELEDINGEFAQTDVAFVIGANDVTNPAAKTDKTSPIYGMPVLDVEKAKTVLFVKRSMGGVGYAGVDNDVFYRDNTMMLLADAKKMVEEIVKSLD from the coding sequence ATGGAACACGCAACCGCCGGCAGCTCGTTCGCGGCACTCGCCTATCTGATCGCCGGGGTGTGCTTCATCCTCGCGCTGCGCGGCCTGTCGTCGCCGACGTCCAGCCAGCGCGGCAACCGCTTCGGCATGATGGGCATGACCATCGCGGTGGTTACGACGCTGGTGACGCACGTGCCGGTCATGACAGGGATTTTCCCCGTCGGCGAAGATGAGATGATGGTGGCGACGACCGATTGGGTCACCATCCTCGAAATCCTCGCTGCGATCGGCATCGGCGCAGTCATCGGCATCACCACTGCGCGCCGCATCGCGATGACCGCGATGCCGCAGCTCGTCGCCGCTTTCCACAGCCTCGTCGGCCTCGCCGCGGTGCTGGTCGCTTGCGCAGCCTTCCTCAATCCGATCGCTTTCGGCATTGCCGATATGGTGATCCCGCTGATCGGCCAGCCATTCGCGGTCATCCATCAAGTCAGCCGGATCGAGATGGGTCTCGGCGTCGCGATCGGCGCGATCACGTTCTCGGGCTCGGTCATCGCCTTCCTCAAGCTCAATGGCAATATGGGCGGCAAGCCGATCCTGCTGCCCGGCCGCCACGTCCTCAACCTCGGCGTGCTGGCGGCGATCCTGTTGCTCGTCGTCTATTTCACGCAGGATCAGAGCCCGTGGGTGTTCTGGACGATCACCGCGCTCAGCTTCGCGATCGGCTTCCTGCTCATCATCCCGATCGGCGGCGCGGACATGCCGGTCGTGGTCAGCATGCTGAACAGCTATTCGGGCTGGGCGGCGGCGGCGATGGGGTTCACGCTGCACAACAGCGCGATGATCATCACCGGCGCGCTGGTCGGCAGCTCGGGCGCGATCCTAAGCTACATCATGTGCCGCGCGATGAACCGCAGCTTCATCAGCGTCATCGCCGGCGGCTTCGGTGCGGACGCCGGGGGCGGCGCAGGTGGCGCGGCGCAGGTCGACCGGCCGTGGAAGCGCGGCAGCGCGGAGGACGCCGCCTTCCTGATGAGCCAGGCGGAACAGGTCGTCATCGTCCCCGGCTACGGCATGGCGGTGGCGCAGGCGCAGCACGTGCTGCGCGAGATGGCGGACAAGCTGAAGGCGCATGGCGTCCGCGTCAAATACGCGATCCATCCCGTCGCCGGCCGCATGCCCGGACATATGAACGTCCTGCTCGCCGAGGCGAACGTGCCGTATGACGAGGTGTTCGAACTGGAGGACATCAACGGCGAATTCGCGCAGACCGACGTCGCCTTCGTCATCGGCGCGAACGACGTCACCAATCCCGCCGCCAAGACCGACAAGACCTCGCCGATCTACGGCATGCCGGTGCTCGACGTCGAGAAGGCGAAGACCGTATTGTTCGTCAAACGATCGATGGGCGGCGTCGGCTATGCAGGCGTCGACAACGACGTCTTCTACCGCGACAACACGATGATGCTGCTCGCCGATGCGAAGAAGATGGTCGAGGAGATCGTCAAGTCCTTGGACTGA
- a CDS encoding MarR family winged helix-turn-helix transcriptional regulator, producing the protein MMTTTGLAAAYATTSRPVLLVADRGMAGEAEAAIAQAGCRLLQRIGWDMLPQRLGEPALRPLLMVEAAGVASDLLDAALARLEGYAAALDLPMVVSFAEAQIDQIAALMTQRDALLLCDPVPLERVLALAVAARPGDAFTLGDSLRENEGARLQRLNDEVARIAEILARLARSEAMPSHDAFDLADRHRGYDPGPATGDQRVDPQEVRRVIHLRRLRAKFFDAFGQGLFEDPAWDMLLDLYAAALEGRQVSVSSLCIAAAVAPTTALRWIAKMTDVGLLVRHPDPVDRRRAFMALSPQAAEAMRGYMLAARRVEGAAV; encoded by the coding sequence ATGATGACGACGACCGGTCTGGCTGCGGCCTATGCGACGACGAGCCGGCCGGTGCTGCTGGTCGCCGACCGCGGCATGGCGGGGGAAGCGGAAGCGGCGATCGCGCAGGCCGGGTGCCGGCTGCTCCAGCGGATCGGCTGGGACATGTTGCCGCAGCGGCTGGGCGAGCCGGCGCTGCGGCCCTTGCTGATGGTGGAGGCGGCGGGCGTCGCGTCCGACCTGCTCGACGCGGCACTCGCGCGGCTGGAAGGCTATGCCGCCGCGCTCGACCTGCCGATGGTCGTCAGCTTCGCCGAAGCGCAGATCGACCAGATCGCCGCCCTGATGACGCAGCGGGATGCCCTGCTGCTCTGCGACCCGGTGCCGCTAGAACGCGTGCTCGCGCTTGCGGTCGCGGCTCGCCCGGGCGATGCATTCACGCTCGGCGACAGCCTGCGCGAGAACGAGGGCGCGCGGCTGCAGCGGCTGAACGACGAGGTCGCGCGGATCGCGGAGATCCTCGCGCGGCTCGCCCGGTCGGAGGCGATGCCCTCGCACGACGCCTTCGACCTCGCCGACCGGCATCGCGGCTACGACCCGGGACCCGCGACGGGCGACCAGCGCGTCGACCCGCAGGAGGTGCGCCGTGTCATCCACCTGCGGCGGCTGCGCGCCAAATTCTTCGACGCCTTTGGCCAGGGCCTGTTCGAGGATCCGGCGTGGGACATGCTGCTCGACCTCTACGCCGCGGCGCTGGAGGGGCGGCAGGTCAGCGTGTCCAGCCTGTGTATCGCGGCGGCCGTCGCGCCGACCACTGCGCTGCGCTGGATCGCCAAGATGACCGACGTCGGCCTGCTCGTGCGGCACCCCGACCCCGTCGATCGCCGCCGCGCGTTCATGGCGCTGTCGCCGCAGGCGGCCGAGGCGATGCGTGGCTACATGCTCGCCGCGCGCCGGGTGGAGGGGGCTGCGGTCTGA
- a CDS encoding toxic anion resistance protein, protein MATSADTLTAQPDLVLTPPDPVPTVQAERAAGLVPIDDTKKSQLEQRVDTFVRDLVAEDVNSPEFGKRVDAITAMGAKEIREAAGQSNRFLDRPIRAMDKDTGVGADLAQLRRVIEDLDPGKKGALSGPKKIFGVIPFGSKMRDYFDSYKSSQTHISSILKSLASGKDELLMDNAAIDTERANLWTAMGRLEQMIHLSKAMDAKLEETANDLDHTDPAKAKAIRETALFYTRQRTQDLLTQMAVTVQGYLALDLVKKNNVELIKGVDRASTTTVSALRTAVTVAQALTNQKLVLESITQLNTTTANIIDSTGKLLRSNTAAIHEQAAASTIPLETLQRAFQNIYDTMDAIDTFKVKALDSMKTTVNALGNEVEKSKGYIARAEGATQGALKGPGDQYRLESL, encoded by the coding sequence ATGGCCACTTCCGCCGACACGCTGACCGCGCAACCGGACCTGGTGCTGACGCCGCCCGATCCCGTGCCGACGGTGCAGGCGGAACGCGCCGCCGGGCTGGTGCCGATCGACGACACCAAGAAGTCGCAGCTCGAACAGCGCGTCGACACCTTCGTCCGCGACCTGGTGGCGGAGGACGTCAACAGCCCCGAATTCGGCAAGCGCGTCGATGCGATCACCGCGATGGGCGCGAAGGAGATTCGCGAGGCCGCGGGCCAGTCCAACCGCTTCCTCGATCGCCCGATCCGCGCGATGGACAAGGATACCGGCGTCGGTGCCGATCTGGCGCAGCTGCGCCGCGTGATCGAGGATCTCGATCCCGGCAAGAAGGGCGCGCTGTCCGGACCGAAGAAGATCTTCGGAGTCATCCCGTTCGGCTCGAAGATGCGCGACTATTTCGACAGCTACAAATCGTCGCAGACGCACATCAGCTCGATCCTGAAGAGCCTGGCGTCGGGCAAGGACGAGCTGTTGATGGACAATGCCGCCATCGATACCGAGCGCGCCAATCTGTGGACCGCGATGGGGCGGCTGGAGCAGATGATCCATCTGTCGAAGGCGATGGACGCCAAGCTGGAAGAGACCGCCAACGACCTCGACCACACCGATCCCGCCAAGGCGAAGGCGATCCGCGAGACCGCGCTCTTCTACACCCGCCAGCGCACGCAGGACCTGCTGACGCAGATGGCGGTGACGGTGCAGGGCTATCTGGCGCTCGATCTGGTGAAGAAGAACAACGTCGAGCTGATCAAGGGCGTCGATCGCGCCTCGACCACCACCGTCTCGGCGCTGCGCACCGCGGTGACGGTGGCGCAGGCGCTGACCAACCAGAAACTGGTGCTGGAAAGCATCACGCAGCTCAACACGACGACCGCGAACATCATCGATTCGACCGGCAAGCTTTTGCGCTCGAACACCGCGGCGATCCACGAACAGGCCGCCGCCTCGACCATTCCGCTGGAGACGCTGCAGCGTGCGTTCCAGAACATCTACGACACGATGGACGCGATCGACACGTTCAAGGTCAAGGCGCTCGATTCGATGAAGACCACGGTGAACGCGCTCGGCAACGAGGTGGAGAAATCGAAGGGCTATATCGCCCGCGCCGAGGGCGCGACGCAGGGCGCGCTGAAGGGCCCGGGCGACCAATATCGTCTGGAGTCGTTGTAA
- a CDS encoding DMT family transporter: MSQDIPAAILTAHYIAHIDLRTMLHNSGTRKALFSPEELALIGVTMLWGATFLIVHIAMRHSGPLFFVGLRFVTAGLVGLALFGRTMRGVTRVELVAGSAVGVTIFLGYALQTYGLQTVSSSTSAFLTALYVPMVPLIQWAVLRRPPKAVTWAGIGLAFLGLVCLAGPDALHVGLGRGEIATLVSAAAIAGEIILIGQFASRVDSTRVTVVQVLAGGLLSFAAMPLAGESLPSFSWVWLIAALGLGAASALIQLTMNWAQKAVSPTRATIIYASEPVWGGAVGRMAGDRLPGLALFGAALIIAGVIVSELKPRRSTAQER; this comes from the coding sequence ATGAGCCAGGACATCCCCGCGGCCATCTTGACTGCGCACTATATTGCTCATATCGATTTGCGCACTATGCTGCACAATTCTGGCACACGTAAAGCCCTATTCTCGCCTGAGGAGTTAGCGCTGATTGGCGTCACGATGCTGTGGGGGGCAACCTTCCTCATCGTCCACATCGCCATGCGGCACAGTGGACCTTTGTTCTTCGTGGGGCTGCGGTTCGTCACTGCGGGCCTAGTCGGGCTGGCATTGTTCGGGCGAACGATGCGCGGTGTGACGCGCGTCGAGCTGGTTGCGGGCAGCGCGGTCGGCGTCACCATTTTTCTAGGTTACGCGCTACAGACCTACGGGCTTCAAACCGTCAGCAGCAGTACGTCGGCCTTCCTGACCGCGCTCTATGTGCCGATGGTGCCGCTGATCCAATGGGCGGTCCTGCGACGTCCGCCCAAGGCGGTGACCTGGGCTGGTATCGGCTTGGCGTTCCTCGGCTTGGTCTGTCTCGCCGGACCCGACGCCCTGCATGTGGGTCTTGGCAGAGGCGAGATCGCGACGCTCGTCAGCGCGGCTGCCATCGCGGGCGAGATCATCCTGATCGGTCAATTTGCCTCACGCGTGGACAGCACGCGCGTGACCGTCGTGCAGGTGCTGGCAGGCGGGCTGTTATCCTTTGCTGCCATGCCCCTTGCCGGTGAGTCGCTGCCGTCCTTTTCTTGGGTGTGGCTGATTGCCGCACTGGGCCTCGGTGCAGCCAGTGCCCTCATTCAACTCACCATGAACTGGGCGCAGAAGGCAGTATCACCGACCCGCGCGACCATCATCTATGCCAGCGAGCCGGTATGGGGCGGGGCGGTCGGTCGAATGGCCGGTGATCGCCTTCCAGGGCTGGCGCTGTTCGGCGCGGCCCTTATCATCGCTGGCGTCATAGTCAGTGAACTCAAGCCGCGCCGCTCGACCGCTCAGGAACGCTGA
- a CDS encoding helix-turn-helix domain-containing protein, with product MATTSGISRRMITNLEGGDTNISLSSLDRLAEALGVDFIAIVSDPNASSRRIEQVAWRGRDVTSEAVLLGSVPASREAQLWRWSLAPGERYTAEPDPAGWHEMIVVTEGCLHIELAKGGLMVEAGDFAIYSSAQAYAYVNTGDAPVSFIRNVVS from the coding sequence TTGGCGACGACGTCGGGCATCAGTCGCCGGATGATTACGAACCTGGAGGGGGGCGATACCAATATCAGCCTGTCGAGCCTGGACCGGCTTGCCGAGGCGCTGGGCGTCGATTTCATCGCAATTGTCAGCGACCCCAATGCTAGCAGCCGTCGGATCGAGCAGGTGGCATGGCGTGGCCGAGACGTTACCAGCGAGGCGGTGTTGCTGGGCAGCGTACCGGCATCACGCGAGGCGCAGCTCTGGCGCTGGTCGCTGGCTCCCGGCGAACGCTACACCGCCGAACCCGACCCTGCGGGCTGGCACGAGATGATCGTCGTTACCGAAGGCTGCCTGCACATCGAACTGGCGAAAGGGGGCCTGATGGTCGAGGCGGGCGACTTCGCGATTTACAGCAGCGCACAGGCTTATGCCTATGTCAACACAGGGGACGCCCCTGTCAGTTTCATCCGCAACGTCGTGAGCTAA
- the typA gene encoding translational GTPase TypA — MSLRNVAIIAHVDHGKTTLVDQLFRQSGTFRDNQRVEERAMDSNDLEKERGITILAKPTSVEWEGTRINIVDTPGHADFGGEVERILSMVDGVILLVDSSEGAMPQTKFVTGKALALGLKPIVVVNKVDRADARIQEVLDEVFDLFVSLDANDEQLDFPVLYASGRNGYASTDMDAREGTLTPMFELIVSHVPAPKVDVDAPFSFLVTLLDRDNFVGRILTGRVNTGTLKLNQAIHALDGDGNVIETGRASKIMSFRGLERVPVEEAQAGDIISLAGLTVATVANTIADISVSTPIKAQPIDPPTLSMRFAVNDSPMAGREGSKVTSRMIRDRLMREAESNVAIKVTESDDRDSFEVAGRGELQLGVLIETMRREGFELGISRPRVLFGEDENGKKTEPYETVVIDVDEEFSGTVVDKMNQRKAEMTDMRPSGGGKTRITFSAPSRGLIGYHGEFLSDTRGTGIMNRLFEKYGPHKGNIEGRKNGVLISNGAGEAQGYALGPLEERGILFVGHGEALYEGMIIGESAKTDDLEVNPMKAKQLTNFRASGGKDDAIRLTPPKKMTLEQAIAYIDDDEMVEVTPKSIRLRKRHLDPHERKKASRAKQAA; from the coding sequence ATGAGCCTCCGCAACGTGGCGATCATCGCGCACGTCGATCACGGCAAGACCACGCTCGTCGACCAATTGTTCCGCCAGTCCGGCACCTTCCGCGACAACCAGCGTGTCGAGGAACGCGCGATGGATTCGAACGACCTCGAAAAGGAGCGCGGGATCACCATCCTGGCGAAGCCGACGTCGGTCGAGTGGGAAGGCACGCGCATCAACATCGTCGACACGCCCGGCCACGCCGACTTCGGCGGTGAGGTGGAGCGTATCCTTTCGATGGTCGACGGCGTCATCCTGCTGGTCGATTCGTCGGAAGGCGCGATGCCGCAGACGAAGTTCGTCACCGGCAAGGCGCTGGCGCTCGGCTTGAAGCCGATCGTCGTCGTCAACAAGGTCGACCGCGCCGACGCGCGCATCCAGGAAGTGCTGGACGAGGTGTTCGACCTGTTCGTCAGCCTCGACGCGAACGACGAGCAGCTCGACTTCCCGGTGCTCTACGCCTCTGGCCGCAACGGCTATGCCTCGACCGACATGGACGCGCGCGAAGGCACGCTGACCCCGATGTTCGAACTGATCGTCAGCCACGTGCCGGCGCCCAAGGTTGACGTCGACGCGCCGTTCAGCTTCCTCGTCACTTTGCTCGACCGCGACAATTTCGTCGGCCGCATCCTGACGGGGCGCGTCAACACCGGCACGCTGAAGCTCAACCAGGCGATCCACGCGCTCGACGGCGACGGCAACGTCATCGAGACGGGGCGTGCGTCGAAGATCATGTCGTTCCGCGGGCTGGAGCGCGTGCCGGTCGAAGAGGCGCAGGCGGGTGACATCATCAGCCTCGCCGGCCTGACCGTCGCGACCGTGGCGAACACGATCGCCGACATCAGCGTGTCGACCCCAATCAAGGCGCAGCCGATCGATCCGCCGACGCTGTCGATGCGCTTCGCGGTCAACGATTCGCCGATGGCGGGTCGCGAGGGATCGAAGGTGACGAGCCGCATGATCCGCGACCGCCTGATGCGCGAAGCGGAATCGAACGTCGCGATCAAGGTGACCGAGAGCGACGACCGCGACAGCTTCGAAGTCGCGGGCCGCGGCGAATTGCAGCTCGGCGTGCTGATCGAGACGATGCGCCGCGAGGGCTTCGAACTCGGTATCAGCCGCCCGCGCGTGCTGTTCGGCGAGGACGAGAACGGCAAGAAGACCGAGCCGTACGAGACGGTTGTGATCGACGTCGACGAGGAGTTCAGCGGCACGGTCGTCGACAAGATGAACCAGCGCAAGGCCGAGATGACCGACATGCGGCCCAGCGGTGGCGGCAAGACGCGCATCACCTTCTCCGCGCCGAGCCGCGGTCTGATCGGCTATCACGGCGAATTCCTGTCCGACACGCGCGGCACGGGCATCATGAACCGCCTGTTCGAGAAGTATGGCCCCCACAAGGGCAATATCGAAGGCCGCAAGAACGGCGTGCTCATCTCGAACGGCGCCGGCGAAGCGCAGGGTTACGCGCTGGGGCCGCTCGAAGAGCGCGGCATCCTGTTCGTCGGCCACGGCGAGGCGCTGTACGAGGGCATGATCATCGGCGAGAGCGCCAAGACGGATGACCTCGAGGTCAATCCGATGAAGGCGAAGCAGCTGACCAACTTCCGCGCGAGCGGCGGCAAGGACGATGCGATCCGCCTGACCCCGCCCAAGAAGATGACGCTGGAACAGGCGATCGCGTACATCGACGATGACGAGATGGTCGAGGTCACCCCCAAGTCGATCCGGCTGCGCAAGCGCCACCTCGACCCGCACGAGCGCAAGAAGGCGAGCCGGGCGAAGCAGGCGGCCTGA